Part of the Aquimarina sp. TRL1 genome, CCTCACAGATACTCATAATTTTATCGTAATACAACGGACTATAATCCGATGAAAAAAGAATAAAGTTCTCTCCTGCTACCTGATCAATACTTTGAAAAGAAGCTACATCTAATTCGTGATCCTGAGGCAACACCAAAGAAAAAGTGTCCATATGTACCGTTTTTTTAGCAATTCCTTCAGGTACCCTGTCCAACCGAACAAAACCTATATCCAGATGATCTTTTAGGATTCCTTCTACCTGATCGTGGTTGGTTGTTTCCTCCAAGCTAAACTGTATATCTGGATAGGCATGATTTGCTTTCACCAATAAATCGGGAATAACTGTCTGCATTGCCGAACCAAGAAAACCAATTCGTACCTCCCCTTCACTTCCCTTGTCAATCAATGAAGTTTGTCGAATTGTGAAATCTATGTGATTAAAAATAAATTCTATTTCCTTTTTGAGATAAACTCCCGCAGCTGTCAAGGTTACATTACGCTTATTTCTTATAAACAAAGCTGCCCCAATTATTTCTTCCATTTGCTTAATCTGCCTACTAAGTCCAGG contains:
- a CDS encoding LysR family transcriptional regulator, encoding MGYQLELRHFTYFLAVAEELHFRKAAERLFISQPGLSRQIKQMEEIIGAALFIRNKRNVTLTAAGVYLKKEIEFIFNHIDFTIRQTSLIDKGSEGEVRIGFLGSAMQTVIPDLLVKANHAYPDIQFSLEETTNHDQVEGILKDHLDIGFVRLDRVPEGIAKKTVHMDTFSLVLPQDHELDVASFQSIDQVAGENFILFSSDYSPLYYDKIMSICEDKGFHPKVTHKSVHAQTIFRLVENKLGVAIIPTSLQHGFDMNIKFIEIPAIRQQAILSVIWKKDNRNPALKMIQPFL